In Dolichospermum flos-aquae CCAP 1403/13F, the following proteins share a genomic window:
- a CDS encoding DUF2605 domain-containing protein — protein MGDSNLPNADLLKSVLEPLLEDFQDWFERYRQILENEKIQFMSEQEQFDLLKRVKNAQNELKTARMLFKATDQQVGLDMATVMPWHQLVTECWSVGMRLGQSKE, from the coding sequence ATGGGGGACTCAAATCTACCAAACGCTGATTTACTAAAATCAGTCTTAGAACCGCTGTTAGAGGATTTTCAAGATTGGTTTGAGCGATATCGTCAAATTCTGGAAAATGAGAAAATCCAATTCATGAGTGAACAAGAGCAATTTGACTTACTAAAACGAGTTAAAAATGCACAAAATGAACTCAAAACGGCAAGAATGTTGTTTAAGGCAACTGATCAACAAGTCGGACTTGATATGGCAACGGTAATGCCTTGGCATCAATTAGTTACAGAATGTTGGAGTGTGGGAATGCGTTTAGGTCAGTCAAAGGAATAA
- a CDS encoding SufE family protein, protein MSSTLDSLPPALNKIVHRFQRATEPKRRYEQLIWYAQKLQEFPESGKLPENKVPGCVSQVYVTASLEDGKVIFQGDSDSQLTKGLLALLIEGLNGSTPTEIIQLTPDFIQETGLNVSLTPSRANGFYNIFKTMQKKALESKLEN, encoded by the coding sequence ATGTCCTCAACTCTTGATTCCTTACCACCTGCACTAAATAAAATTGTCCACCGCTTTCAACGCGCTACAGAACCAAAACGACGCTATGAGCAGTTAATTTGGTATGCTCAAAAGCTACAAGAGTTTCCTGAATCTGGTAAACTCCCAGAAAATAAAGTTCCCGGTTGTGTTTCTCAAGTGTATGTTACGGCATCATTAGAAGACGGTAAAGTCATATTTCAGGGTGATTCTGATTCCCAATTAACTAAGGGCTTATTAGCATTATTAATAGAAGGATTAAATGGATCAACACCTACAGAAATAATCCAACTTACTCCTGATTTTATTCAAGAAACTGGCTTAAATGTAAGTTTGACACCTTCCCGCGCTAATGGTTTTTACAATATTTTCAAAACAATGCAAAAAAAAGCTTTGGAATCTAAATTAGAAAATTAG
- the psaK gene encoding photosystem I reaction center subunit PsaK: MLTSSLLATATASLEWSPNISIIMIVANIFAIAVGKFTIEHPHAKPELPAPQFFGGFGLPAVLATTSFGHILGAGIILGLHSIGKI; this comes from the coding sequence ATGTTGACTTCAAGCTTACTAGCTACAGCTACCGCATCTCTAGAATGGAGTCCTAATATTAGCATAATTATGATTGTTGCCAATATTTTCGCTATTGCTGTAGGCAAATTTACGATTGAGCATCCTCATGCTAAACCAGAATTACCAGCACCTCAATTTTTCGGTGGTTTTGGTTTACCTGCGGTACTAGCAACTACTTCCTTTGGGCATATTTTAGGAGCAGGTATCATTTTAGGGCTACACAGTATTGGTAAAATCTAA
- a CDS encoding ureidoglycolate lyase, with translation MSTLSKIQELPSQLITPENFQPYGQVIYASKDGKNFDQEDAQLNLQNGIPHFYIMRLQKNGRKFHQITRHVKCTQCLGSLDSKDWLMAVCPANNDTNAPGLSELAAFRIPGNCFIKLDMGTWHAGPYFDHDFVDFYNLELSDTNVVDHFTHNFLKSHNLAFEMI, from the coding sequence ATGAGTACATTATCAAAAATACAAGAATTACCATCTCAATTGATTACACCAGAAAATTTTCAACCTTATGGACAGGTAATATATGCAAGTAAAGATGGGAAAAATTTTGATCAAGAAGATGCCCAGTTAAATTTACAAAATGGTATTCCTCATTTTTATATTATGCGGTTGCAGAAAAACGGACGGAAATTTCACCAAATTACTCGTCATGTCAAATGTACTCAATGTTTAGGTTCATTGGATAGTAAAGACTGGTTAATGGCAGTTTGTCCAGCTAATAATGATACGAATGCACCTGGGTTATCAGAACTTGCAGCTTTTCGGATTCCCGGAAATTGTTTTATTAAATTAGATATGGGAACTTGGCACGCAGGCCCATATTTTGATCATGATTTTGTAGATTTTTACAATTTAGAATTGAGTGATACAAATGTGGTAGATCATTTCACTCATAATTTTCTCAAAAGTCATAATTTAGCCTTTGAGATGATTTAA
- a CDS encoding NUDIX hydrolase, translating to MTRKINKVFQQSGVIPYRINDGKVEVLLITTRSRQGWVIPKGGLCKGMSPHDSAAKEAWEEAGVVGRVTTEELGNYKYRKRGNTYQVNLFLLPVETVLEDWPEATARERKWLEVNQAAELVKETSLKRIIQTSWI from the coding sequence ATGACTCGCAAAATCAACAAAGTTTTTCAACAATCTGGAGTTATTCCCTATCGAATCAACGATGGAAAAGTTGAAGTTTTATTAATTACTACTCGTAGCCGTCAAGGTTGGGTAATTCCTAAAGGGGGACTTTGTAAAGGTATGAGTCCCCATGATTCAGCAGCGAAGGAGGCATGGGAAGAAGCCGGAGTTGTCGGTAGAGTCACAACTGAAGAGTTAGGTAATTATAAATATCGAAAACGGGGGAATACCTATCAAGTAAATTTATTTTTATTACCTGTGGAAACAGTATTAGAAGATTGGCCAGAAGCTACCGCAAGGGAAAGAAAATGGTTAGAAGTTAACCAAGCTGCTGAATTAGTCAAGGAAACTTCACTAAAAAGAATTATTCAAACTTCATGGATATAG
- a CDS encoding DUF2973 domain-containing protein has protein sequence MLHLLYILAFTVLAFMAVGNLIRNLIMFSFDRERTYSNNQSSPGGFGYYAARRQYVPHPELLDSAGNMIKEPLLVMRSINVEDAREQLDALYESSPSQKIDRSEGA, from the coding sequence ATGCTACACCTACTTTATATTTTAGCTTTCACCGTTTTGGCATTTATGGCTGTTGGTAATTTAATTCGCAATCTGATCATGTTCAGTTTTGACAGAGAACGAACTTATTCTAATAACCAATCATCACCAGGTGGCTTTGGTTATTATGCAGCTAGAAGGCAGTATGTCCCCCATCCTGAATTGTTAGATAGTGCAGGTAATATGATTAAAGAACCGCTGTTGGTCATGCGTTCAATTAATGTTGAAGATGCACGGGAACAGTTAGATGCTCTTTATGAATCCTCTCCTAGTCAAAAAATTGATCGCTCAGAAGGAGCATAA